A window of Aquitalea denitrificans contains these coding sequences:
- a CDS encoding arginine deiminase-related protein, translating to MGNQNLPWIQPLSLNRPAQPQLARAVVMVRPVDFAFNEQTGADNVFQHRLNLPAAAVTAQAMAEFDAMAQRLSDHGLRVMVLEKSPDGIATPDAVFPNNWFSTSADGSLHIYPMHTPNRRQERRVEELARLLLQHDYQINQISWVGHPWEEELILEGTGVMIFDHARRRVYAARSQRCHPLALYRYARLRGLDDVQLFDTADSHGVPIYHSNVMMSVGQDIAVICADSLYQPEERQRVLAALESTHEVIRISHEQVEQHFCGNILQLAAQDGTPLLAMSQRAWNGFTPQQQRVLERHGQPVVNPIPTIEAVGGGSCRCMLAEVFLPRLEH from the coding sequence ATGGGAAATCAGAATCTGCCCTGGATTCAGCCGCTGTCGCTGAACCGCCCGGCACAACCGCAACTGGCACGCGCCGTGGTCATGGTGCGCCCGGTCGACTTTGCCTTTAACGAACAGACCGGTGCCGACAATGTGTTCCAGCACCGGCTGAACCTGCCCGCTGCCGCAGTCACCGCCCAGGCCATGGCCGAGTTCGATGCCATGGCACAGCGCCTGTCTGACCACGGCCTGCGGGTGATGGTACTGGAAAAAAGCCCGGACGGCATTGCCACGCCCGATGCGGTGTTTCCCAACAACTGGTTCAGCACCAGTGCCGATGGCAGCTTGCACATTTACCCGATGCACACGCCCAATCGCCGGCAGGAACGGCGGGTGGAAGAACTTGCGCGGCTGTTGCTGCAGCATGATTACCAGATCAACCAGATCAGCTGGGTGGGCCACCCGTGGGAAGAAGAACTGATTCTGGAAGGCACCGGGGTGATGATTTTCGACCACGCCCGCCGCCGGGTGTACGCCGCCCGCTCGCAGCGCTGCCATCCGCTGGCGCTGTATCGTTACGCCCGCTTGCGTGGTCTGGACGATGTGCAGTTGTTCGACACCGCCGACAGCCACGGCGTCCCCATCTATCACAGCAATGTGATGATGTCGGTGGGGCAGGATATTGCGGTGATCTGCGCCGACAGCCTGTATCAGCCGGAAGAGCGCCAGCGGGTGCTGGCGGCACTGGAATCCACCCACGAAGTGATCCGCATCAGCCATGAGCAGGTGGAGCAGCATTTCTGCGGCAATATCCTGCAACTGGCGGCACAGGACGGCACCCCACTCCTGGCCATGTCGCAGCGCGCCTGGAATGGCTTTACCCCGCAACAGCAACGGGTGCTGGAGCGTCACGGCCAGCCGGTGGTCAACCCCATTCCCACCATCGAAGCAGTCGGTGGCGGCAGTTGCCGTTGCATGCTGGCAGAGGTGTTTTTGCCACGACTGGAGCACTAG
- a CDS encoding 3',5'-nucleoside bisphosphate phosphatase, whose protein sequence is MASIDLHFHSHASDGALPPAEVIARAAEREATLVALTDHDCTHGLADARATAAAHGVDFLNGVEVSVTWNGKHTVHIVGLGIDPEHPALKAGLQSIRDGRVQRAQEMSDSLARIGIHGAFDGAMAVCENPEMIGRTHFARFLVNSGEVKDVRTVFRKYLTPGKPGYVPHEWANLADAVGWIVASGGMAVIAHPGRYDMGRTLIERLILDFKDAGGQGIEVASGSHSLDDMHKYALIAQRYGLLSSAGSDFHAPGEGGRDVGRTDDLPPICQPVWLALQERIIRAPRAA, encoded by the coding sequence ATGGCCAGCATTGACCTGCATTTTCATTCCCATGCCTCCGACGGTGCGCTGCCGCCAGCCGAGGTGATTGCCCGTGCCGCCGAACGTGAAGCCACGCTGGTGGCGCTGACCGACCACGACTGTACCCACGGCCTGGCTGATGCCCGTGCCACAGCTGCGGCCCACGGCGTGGATTTTCTCAATGGCGTGGAAGTCTCGGTCACCTGGAATGGCAAGCACACCGTGCATATTGTCGGGCTGGGAATAGACCCGGAACATCCGGCACTCAAGGCGGGCTTGCAGTCCATCCGCGATGGCCGGGTGCAGCGGGCGCAAGAGATGTCCGACTCGCTGGCCCGCATCGGTATTCATGGCGCTTTCGATGGTGCCATGGCCGTCTGCGAAAACCCGGAAATGATAGGCCGCACCCACTTTGCCCGTTTTCTGGTGAACAGCGGCGAGGTCAAGGACGTGCGCACGGTGTTTCGCAAATACCTGACACCGGGCAAGCCTGGCTATGTGCCGCATGAATGGGCCAATCTGGCCGATGCAGTGGGCTGGATTGTTGCTTCTGGCGGCATGGCGGTGATTGCCCATCCCGGTCGCTACGATATGGGACGCACCCTGATCGAGCGGCTGATTCTGGACTTCAAGGACGCTGGCGGCCAGGGTATCGAGGTGGCCAGTGGCAGCCACAGCCTGGACGACATGCACAAGTATGCGTTGATCGCCCAGCGCTACGGCCTGCTGTCCAGTGCCGGCAGCGATTTTCATGCGCCCGGCGAAGGTGGCCGCGACGTGGGCCGTACCGATGACCTGCCGCCCATCTGCCAGCCGGTATGGCTGGCATTGCAGGAGCGCATTATCCGCGCTCCGCGTGCGGCATAA
- a CDS encoding tryptophan--tRNA ligase, which yields MFANRILSGMRPTGSLHLGHYHGVIKNWVELQSSHDCYFMVADWHALTTNYDDVAIIEKSIWDMVIDWLAAGVDPEKATVFIQSKVPQHAELHLALSMVTPLSWLERVPTYKDQIEKLSTKDLGTYGFLGYPLLQAADILVYKAGLVPVGEDQVPHIELTREVARRFNNLFGREPNFDELAQAAAKKIGKLGKQFMQQRTAYLQDGNAEALQAAREILAASQNLGVADRERLAGWLENKGKTILPEPEAKLTAASRMPGLDGQKMSKSYGNTITMRESPELVSKKVKAMPTDPARVRRTDAGNPEKCPVWQLHQVYSDNDTREWVKKGCTSAGIGCLECKQPVIDGVLREQQPMFERAEQYLTHPDRVKEIVFEGCRRAEKVAKETMGDVRAAMGLGF from the coding sequence ATGTTTGCCAACCGCATCCTTTCCGGCATGCGCCCCACGGGCAGCCTGCACCTGGGCCATTACCACGGCGTCATCAAGAACTGGGTGGAGCTGCAATCCAGCCACGACTGCTATTTCATGGTGGCTGACTGGCACGCCCTCACCACCAACTACGACGACGTGGCCATCATCGAAAAGAGCATCTGGGACATGGTGATCGACTGGCTGGCTGCCGGTGTCGACCCGGAAAAGGCCACGGTGTTCATCCAGTCCAAGGTGCCGCAGCATGCCGAACTGCATCTGGCATTGTCCATGGTGACGCCGCTGTCCTGGCTGGAACGCGTGCCCACCTACAAGGACCAGATCGAAAAACTGTCCACCAAGGACCTGGGTACCTACGGCTTCCTCGGCTATCCGCTGCTGCAGGCTGCTGACATCCTGGTGTACAAGGCCGGGCTGGTGCCGGTGGGCGAAGACCAGGTGCCGCATATCGAACTGACCCGCGAAGTGGCACGCCGCTTCAACAACCTGTTTGGCCGCGAACCCAATTTCGACGAACTGGCCCAGGCCGCTGCCAAGAAAATCGGCAAGCTGGGCAAGCAGTTCATGCAGCAGCGCACCGCCTATCTGCAAGACGGCAATGCCGAAGCCCTGCAAGCTGCGCGCGAGATTCTGGCCGCCAGCCAGAACCTGGGCGTGGCCGACCGCGAACGTCTGGCTGGCTGGCTGGAAAACAAGGGCAAGACCATCCTGCCGGAACCGGAAGCCAAGCTGACCGCCGCCTCGCGCATGCCGGGCCTGGACGGCCAGAAGATGTCCAAGTCCTACGGCAATACCATCACCATGCGTGAATCGCCGGAGCTGGTGAGCAAGAAGGTGAAGGCCATGCCGACCGACCCGGCCCGCGTGCGTCGTACTGATGCCGGCAATCCGGAAAAATGCCCGGTGTGGCAGCTGCATCAGGTGTACAGCGACAACGACACCCGCGAATGGGTGAAAAAAGGCTGTACCAGCGCCGGCATCGGCTGTCTGGAATGCAAGCAGCCGGTGATCGACGGCGTGCTGCGCGAACAACAACCGATGTTCGAACGCGCCGAGCAATACCTGACCCATCCGGACCGGGTGAAGGAAATCGTGTTCGAAGGCTGCCGCCGTGCCGAGAAAGTGGCCAAGGAAACCATGGGTGATGTGCGCGCTGCGATGGGGCTGGGCTTCTGA
- a CDS encoding site-2 protease family protein: MGDTSQLIQQISIYALPVLLAITLHEAAHAYAAKRFGDSTAYMLGRMTLNPLKHIDPVGTVLLPLISLIMGGVLFGWAKPVPVNFGALRNPRVGMRWVAAAGPLANFIMAVGWVLLFKLAIVMNNSYSEPLALMSKAGININVMLMVLNLLPLLPLDGGRIVESLLPPGMAYKYSRLEPYGMWILIALIFTGVLMPLLNPLRQLVYHLLSLFL; encoded by the coding sequence ATGGGCGATACTTCTCAACTGATCCAGCAGATCAGCATCTATGCCTTGCCAGTCCTGCTGGCCATTACCCTGCACGAAGCAGCGCACGCCTATGCGGCCAAACGCTTTGGCGATTCCACCGCCTACATGCTGGGGCGCATGACGCTGAACCCCCTCAAGCATATCGACCCGGTAGGTACGGTGTTACTGCCGCTGATTTCCCTGATCATGGGCGGCGTGCTGTTTGGCTGGGCCAAACCGGTACCGGTCAACTTTGGTGCCTTGCGCAACCCGCGGGTGGGTATGCGCTGGGTGGCTGCGGCTGGTCCGCTGGCCAATTTCATCATGGCGGTGGGGTGGGTGTTGCTGTTCAAGCTGGCTATCGTGATGAACAACAGCTATTCCGAGCCGCTGGCGCTGATGAGCAAGGCCGGTATCAACATCAACGTGATGCTGATGGTGCTCAACCTGCTGCCGCTACTGCCGCTGGATGGCGGCCGCATCGTGGAAAGCCTGCTGCCACCGGGCATGGCTTACAAGTATTCCCGGCTGGAGCCCTATGGCATGTGGATCCTCATTGCGCTGATCTTTACCGGCGTACTGATGCCCTTGCTCAATCCGCTGCGCCAGCTGGTGTATCATCTGCTCAGTCTGTTTCTATAA
- a CDS encoding oxidoreductase-like domain-containing protein — protein MSEAVLPPDDDPMPQPPFEVTDDMCCGSGCDPCILDTYYAELRDYRSRLAAWQARQQARQSKDGN, from the coding sequence ATGTCCGAGGCTGTCTTGCCGCCGGATGACGACCCGATGCCGCAGCCGCCGTTTGAAGTCACCGACGACATGTGCTGCGGCAGTGGTTGCGACCCCTGCATTCTCGACACCTATTACGCCGAGCTGCGCGATTACCGCAGCCGGCTTGCTGCCTGGCAGGCGCGCCAGCAGGCCCGGCAGAGCAAGGACGGAAACTGA
- a CDS encoding RNA-binding S4 domain-containing protein, with product MNETFQLRNEYIALCDLLKTCSVCSSGGEAKHFIAEGNVAVDGAQELRKTCKIRPGQVVSGEGFTITVVAA from the coding sequence ATGAATGAAACCTTTCAATTGCGTAATGAATACATCGCCCTGTGTGATCTGTTGAAAACCTGCAGCGTGTGTTCATCCGGCGGTGAAGCCAAACATTTCATTGCCGAGGGCAATGTTGCGGTGGACGGTGCACAGGAGCTGCGCAAAACCTGCAAGATCCGCCCCGGTCAGGTTGTCAGCGGTGAGGGCTTTACCATCACGGTGGTGGCGGCCTGA
- a CDS encoding L-threonylcarbamoyladenylate synthase — MAQFFMIHPDNPQARLIREAANILRNGGVVVYPTDSCYALGCMLGDKKAMERILAIRQIELKHHLTLVCHNLSELANYARVDNSQFRQLKAATPGSYTFILQATKEVPRRTLHPKRATIGLRVPDHKVALALLEELGEPILSCTLLLPGDEDALTDPYEIRERLEHTVDAVIDGGWCGTEPTTVIDMTEGVELLRRGKGDPALFGL, encoded by the coding sequence ATGGCACAGTTTTTCATGATTCACCCGGACAATCCGCAGGCGCGGCTGATCCGGGAAGCAGCCAACATCCTGCGCAATGGCGGGGTGGTGGTGTATCCCACCGACTCCTGTTACGCGCTGGGCTGCATGCTGGGCGACAAGAAGGCGATGGAGCGCATTCTGGCCATCCGCCAGATCGAGCTCAAACACCACCTGACGCTGGTATGTCACAACCTGTCCGAGCTGGCCAACTACGCCCGCGTCGACAACAGCCAGTTCCGCCAGCTCAAGGCCGCCACGCCCGGCAGCTACACCTTCATCCTGCAGGCCACCAAGGAAGTACCGCGCCGCACCCTGCACCCCAAGCGCGCCACCATCGGCCTGCGCGTGCCGGATCACAAAGTGGCACTGGCCCTGCTGGAAGAGCTGGGCGAGCCCATCTTGTCCTGTACCCTGCTGTTGCCGGGTGACGAGGACGCGCTGACCGACCCGTATGAAATCCGCGAGCGGCTGGAACACACGGTGGATGCGGTGATTGATGGCGGTTGGTGCGGTACCGAACCCACCACGGTGATCGACATGACCGAGGGGGTGGAACTGCTGCGTCGTGGCAAGGGCGACCCGGCTCTGTTCGGTCTGTAA